A genomic window from Rhodanobacteraceae bacterium includes:
- a CDS encoding urease accessory protein UreF, producing the protein MITTESLAGMLQLSSATLPIGAFSHSLGLEAAAEAGLVRDVLSVERWIGDQLECQWARAEGPLWLSLYAAWSEPDEPALQRGNDRLLAMRESQELLLECTQTGHSLRQWLLTLPAIPQLQPEQRAVLGRMHPVSYGCVHALAARALGLSASSGLYACAWSLLENLCSAAVKLVPLGQTQGQALLRRLALRLPQVLARAHATSSEQISNFAPMLAILSAQHESQYSRLFRS; encoded by the coding sequence ATGATCACGACTGAGTCGCTGGCCGGGATGTTGCAACTCAGTTCGGCAACGCTGCCGATCGGCGCCTTCAGTCATTCTCTGGGGCTGGAGGCGGCAGCCGAAGCCGGCCTCGTTCGTGATGTGCTCAGCGTCGAGCGCTGGATTGGCGATCAGCTGGAATGCCAGTGGGCGCGAGCCGAGGGTCCGCTGTGGCTTTCGCTGTACGCCGCCTGGAGCGAGCCGGATGAGCCGGCGCTGCAGCGCGGCAATGATCGATTGCTGGCGATGCGCGAGAGCCAGGAATTGCTGCTGGAATGCACACAGACCGGGCATTCTCTTCGGCAATGGCTGCTGACCTTGCCGGCCATACCGCAGTTGCAACCGGAGCAGCGCGCCGTGCTCGGCCGCATGCATCCTGTCAGCTACGGATGCGTGCATGCGCTGGCGGCTCGTGCGCTGGGTCTGTCGGCGTCCTCCGGTCTGTATGCCTGCGCCTGGAGCCTGCTGGAAAACCTGTGCAGTGCGGCGGTGAAACTGGTGCCGCTGGGCCAGACCCAGGGTCAAGCGCTGCTGCGCCGGCTGGCGTTGCGACTGCCGCAGGTTCTGGCCCGCGCCCACGCGACTTCTTCCGAGCAGATCAGCAACTTCGCACCGATGCTAGCGATTCTGTCGGCGCAGCACGAATCGCAATATTCCCGATTGTTTCGCTCCTGA
- a CDS encoding tyrosine-type recombinase/integrase, whose protein sequence is MPDRIHPIPSALQELLAPKQASDLADQAGIQMQGEWLAQFLSPHSRRAYAADVRDFLRFRQITSAAQLQSVQMGEVLAWRLHLQQQGAGAATQRRKLSALASLFRYLCERQWITANPVQAVRRPVVQSYEGQTPALSEAEAKALLEAPSDTTLKGLRDRAILAMLLFQGLRRSELVALNRGDVHRDRGRWRLRVRGKGGRMRQLPLHKQALERIQAYLAHLPVAGPASPLFLALRNARGDGRLSAQSIYSQVVRRYGAELGLNDLPWFGPHVMRATAATQALAQGADLATVQHWLGHTSIQTTRAYDRRDRAPQVAALQLNYGD, encoded by the coding sequence ATGCCTGACCGAATTCATCCAATACCGAGCGCTCTCCAGGAACTGCTCGCACCCAAGCAGGCGTCAGATCTGGCAGACCAGGCGGGCATCCAGATGCAGGGGGAGTGGCTGGCACAGTTCCTCAGTCCGCACTCGCGTCGGGCCTATGCCGCTGACGTGCGCGATTTCCTGCGCTTTCGCCAGATCACGTCCGCGGCGCAGTTGCAGTCGGTGCAGATGGGCGAGGTGCTCGCCTGGCGCCTGCATCTGCAGCAGCAGGGCGCCGGAGCGGCCACCCAGCGCCGCAAGCTGTCGGCCCTCGCCTCCTTGTTTCGCTACCTGTGTGAGCGCCAGTGGATCACGGCGAATCCGGTGCAGGCGGTGCGCCGGCCGGTCGTGCAAAGTTACGAGGGACAGACGCCGGCGCTGTCCGAGGCCGAGGCCAAGGCCCTGCTGGAGGCGCCCAGCGACACCACCCTCAAGGGCTTGCGCGACCGCGCCATCCTGGCAATGCTGCTGTTTCAGGGGTTGCGCCGCAGCGAACTGGTGGCGCTCAACCGCGGCGACGTCCATCGTGACCGCGGCCGTTGGCGACTGCGGGTGCGCGGCAAGGGTGGGCGCATGCGCCAGCTGCCCTTGCACAAGCAGGCGCTGGAACGCATTCAGGCCTACCTGGCCCATCTGCCGGTTGCGGGCCCGGCCAGTCCGCTGTTCCTGGCCTTGCGCAACGCCCGGGGCGATGGCCGGCTCAGCGCGCAGTCGATCTACAGCCAGGTGGTCCGGCGCTATGGCGCGGAACTGGGGCTCAACGATCTGCCGTGGTTTGGCCCGCACGTGATGCGGGCCACGGCCGCGACCCAGGCGTTGGCGCAGGGGGCTGATCTGGCCACCGTGCAGCATTGGCTGGGGCACACCAGTATTCAGACCACCCGCGCCTACGACCGTCGTGATCGGGCGCCGCAAGTCGCCGCGCTACAGCTGAACTACGGTGATTGA
- the ureG gene encoding urease accessory protein UreG, with product MHTPDWKTRRTRSLPPLRIGIGGPVGSGKTTLLEMLCKALRDRHELIAITNDIYTKEDQRLLTVAGALPAERILGVETGGCPHTAIREDASINLEAIERMLNQFPDADIVFIESGGDNLAATFSPELSDLTLYVIDVAGGEKVPRKGGPGITRSDLLIINKTDLAPHVGASLEIMRSDTTRMRGGKPFVMTDLRTLQGLDQVIAFIEREGLLVGAQSTIS from the coding sequence ATGCATACCCCGGACTGGAAAACTCGCCGCACCCGCTCCCTGCCGCCCTTGCGCATCGGCATCGGCGGGCCGGTGGGCTCGGGCAAGACCACGCTGCTGGAGATGCTGTGCAAGGCGCTGCGTGATCGCCATGAACTGATTGCCATCACCAACGATATCTACACCAAGGAAGACCAGCGCCTGCTGACCGTGGCCGGCGCGCTGCCAGCCGAGCGCATCCTGGGTGTGGAAACCGGCGGTTGCCCGCACACGGCGATCCGCGAAGATGCCTCGATCAATCTCGAAGCCATCGAGCGCATGCTGAACCAGTTCCCCGATGCCGACATCGTCTTCATCGAATCGGGCGGCGACAATCTGGCCGCCACCTTCTCACCGGAGCTGTCGGATCTGACGCTTTACGTGATCGATGTGGCCGGCGGCGAAAAAGTGCCGCGCAAGGGCGGCCCGGGCATCACCCGTTCGGATCTGCTGATCATCAACAAGACCGATCTGGCCCCGCATGTCGGCGCCTCACTCGAGATCATGCGCAGCGACACCACCCGCATGCGCGGCGGCAAGCCTTTCGTCATGACCGATCTGCGCACGCTGCAGGGACTGGATCAGGTCATCGCTTTCATCGAGCGCGAGGGTTTGCTCGTCGGCGCACAGAGCACGATCTCGTAG
- a CDS encoding ParB/RepB/Spo0J family partition protein, giving the protein MSTGRSAQDRARRLLEGIGAAAAPGVPLPKSGRGILGRLEQMTGSPLVLREVDPNRVRVWELQGRLQAALDARTVSDLIDSIGTHGQTTPAIVRPVSGDAGAEFEVIDGSRRRFACAHLGQPLKAIVAELSDRDAALLTETADASRKHSAYETGVKWSVWLQRQLFATQDALAQWLQVSAGDLSFKLSLAELPYSFVLALGGHDRLSRELGRRLARFVGRARGLGRMDEIRHRLNGIGEQAQQSDWSAARALVAYAELEAELLPARRSSQQKLEESVMTAEGQLLATVASPDRSNLVVRWSKGLAAEERKALLSALNQFLGEWAQSRSLAAKEPAKAMKSKKK; this is encoded by the coding sequence ATGAGTACTGGACGCAGTGCGCAGGATCGGGCGCGACGCCTGCTGGAAGGGATCGGCGCGGCCGCGGCGCCGGGTGTGCCCTTGCCCAAGTCCGGGCGCGGCATATTGGGTCGACTGGAGCAGATGACCGGTTCGCCGCTGGTGTTGCGCGAAGTGGACCCGAACCGGGTTCGGGTCTGGGAATTGCAGGGACGTCTGCAGGCTGCGCTCGATGCCCGCACGGTCAGCGATCTGATCGATTCCATCGGTACCCACGGGCAGACCACGCCGGCGATCGTGCGCCCGGTCAGCGGCGATGCCGGCGCCGAGTTTGAAGTCATCGATGGATCGCGCAGGCGCTTCGCCTGTGCCCATCTGGGCCAGCCGTTGAAGGCCATCGTCGCCGAGCTCAGCGACCGTGACGCCGCGCTATTGACCGAAACCGCCGACGCCAGCCGCAAACACTCGGCCTACGAGACCGGCGTCAAATGGAGTGTCTGGCTGCAGCGCCAGTTGTTCGCCACGCAGGACGCACTGGCGCAATGGCTGCAGGTGTCTGCTGGCGATCTTTCATTCAAATTATCCTTGGCAGAACTGCCCTATTCCTTTGTGCTGGCGCTGGGTGGCCATGACCGCCTGTCGCGTGAACTTGGCCGACGCCTGGCGCGATTTGTCGGTCGGGCCCGTGGGCTAGGTCGGATGGACGAGATCCGGCACCGCCTGAACGGTATCGGTGAGCAGGCGCAGCAGTCCGACTGGAGTGCTGCGCGCGCGCTCGTGGCCTATGCCGAACTTGAGGCGGAACTACTGCCGGCAAGACGCAGCAGTCAGCAGAAGTTGGAGGAATCGGTGATGACTGCCGAAGGCCAACTGCTGGCCACGGTCGCCAGCCCCGATCGCAGCAACCTGGTGGTGCGCTGGTCGAAGGGATTGGCGGCTGAGGAGCGCAAGGCGCTGCTCTCGGCGCTGAACCAGTTTCTGGGGGAATGGGCGCAGAGCCGGTCTTTGGCAGCCAAAGAACCAGCCAAGGCAATGAAAAGCAAAAAGAAATAG
- a CDS encoding DUF1415 domain-containing protein, whose amino-acid sequence MSDPSAPASEESVVAATCQWLEQAVIGLNLCPFARAPYVKGRVRFRVSAAVDEDQLVADLAEELGRLAATDAEEIETTLLIHPQVLGDFLDFNDFLEIADATVQALGLEGELQVASFHPDYQFADAQAEAIENCTNRSPFPTLHLLREASIDRAIEAVADTDEIYRRNIDTLRALGWEGWAARCGR is encoded by the coding sequence GTGTCCGACCCATCAGCCCCCGCCAGCGAAGAATCCGTCGTTGCCGCCACCTGCCAGTGGCTGGAGCAGGCCGTGATTGGCCTCAATCTGTGCCCCTTCGCGCGGGCGCCCTATGTGAAGGGACGGGTGCGCTTTCGGGTCAGTGCCGCCGTCGACGAGGACCAGCTGGTGGCTGATCTGGCCGAGGAACTCGGGCGGCTGGCGGCCACCGATGCCGAGGAGATCGAAACCACGCTGCTGATCCACCCCCAGGTGCTGGGAGATTTCCTCGATTTCAACGACTTCCTCGAGATCGCCGACGCCACGGTGCAGGCGCTGGGACTGGAGGGCGAACTGCAGGTGGCCAGCTTTCATCCCGACTACCAGTTTGCCGACGCGCAGGCCGAGGCCATCGAGAACTGCACCAATCGCTCACCGTTCCCGACCCTGCATCTGCTGCGCGAAGCCAGCATCGATCGCGCCATCGAAGCGGTGGCAGACACCGACGAGATCTACCGGCGCAACATCGACACGCTGCGGGCGCTGGGCTGGGAAGGCTGGGCGGCCAGATGCGGGCGCTGA
- a CDS encoding response regulator, which yields MSSNNASGDATFRRMLQARITQLTMQAQTTLDEGWEPDRVAELRASFAETSDIATRFKLDEVAHACRDTGAYLGFLLDGAEPPNEAEHQRLNEFLELLARQALELAAQLKHEESTRAAVLYVRPADRDIPGLQAQLRQQGWRALIEADRAGVAQIVDDQTLVGVVVDSSLLPQLGEIIDTIDQARKPGPTPPVLVVTLEGTISEQLLGMTGSTDAFIAHADAAGVVRKLAELQHTLSSTEPLRVLIVDDDRTQIVFYDAVLRRRGISTRAVSSSREALGVVQTFRPDLMLVNLNMPDIDGMALTARIREMPGTLLLPIVFVSGEQDVDKRTRAINVGADDFLTRPVQPAHLIDVVVGRAKRARALRRQVLSGPLAAPTGPLARSLLALRIRDLSDRPAALISVGIENAKALIEKLPSLLRCEMEQAISGRIAARLGAGDSFGPWDEFHFLVLAARSSEGELHELAQNLRQGIDVRPVVVSRGQIKVQARVELCAALPDAQRWLDLAMALWARGGKAEGAAASAPAAPAPRKASSAADNPVTHPQLALCVAEYQPLIMVRGAMTDQWQQRLRLRAGPQQPATLGRDNYYEQALHAGTLATLDRMALRLALDSIVSQRKRGRQLRIQVEVALPTIIDPGFFPYIEDECRKSGLTRGSGELTLELDTDAVIEQLTTVRPVLDRLRTLGVHLCLRHFGLQKEALRLLQQINVDAVKLDTDLALQPSLAFTSMLAHVRDGGVPIEVEDVPDRLTITRLWELGTDYIQCEQLRGYSESLDFEFQATVG from the coding sequence ATGAGTTCCAACAATGCTTCTGGCGACGCCACTTTTCGCCGCATGTTGCAGGCGCGCATCACCCAACTGACCATGCAGGCGCAGACCACCCTTGATGAGGGTTGGGAGCCAGACCGCGTTGCCGAATTGCGAGCCTCCTTCGCCGAGACCAGCGACATTGCCACGCGCTTCAAGCTCGACGAGGTGGCACACGCCTGCCGTGATACCGGCGCCTATCTGGGTTTTCTGCTGGACGGCGCCGAGCCTCCCAACGAGGCGGAACATCAGCGGCTGAACGAATTTCTGGAATTGCTTGCCCGTCAGGCGCTGGAACTGGCCGCTCAGCTGAAACACGAAGAAAGCACCCGCGCTGCGGTGCTCTATGTGCGCCCGGCCGATCGCGATATCCCTGGCCTGCAGGCGCAGCTCCGGCAGCAAGGGTGGCGGGCGCTGATTGAAGCAGATCGCGCTGGTGTCGCCCAGATCGTGGACGATCAGACGCTGGTCGGCGTCGTCGTCGATTCCAGCCTGCTGCCGCAACTCGGCGAGATCATCGACACCATCGATCAGGCCCGCAAACCGGGGCCAACACCACCGGTACTGGTGGTCACGCTGGAGGGCACGATCAGCGAGCAGCTGCTGGGCATGACCGGCAGCACCGATGCCTTCATCGCTCACGCCGATGCCGCTGGCGTGGTGCGCAAGCTGGCCGAATTGCAACACACGCTGAGCTCGACCGAGCCCTTGCGGGTGTTGATCGTCGATGACGACCGCACCCAAATCGTGTTCTACGACGCCGTGCTGCGCCGTCGCGGCATCAGTACACGCGCCGTCAGCTCCTCGCGCGAGGCGCTCGGCGTGGTCCAGACCTTCAGACCCGATCTGATGCTGGTGAATCTCAACATGCCGGACATCGACGGCATGGCCCTGACCGCACGCATCCGCGAAATGCCCGGGACCTTGCTGCTGCCGATCGTGTTTGTGTCGGGCGAGCAGGATGTGGACAAACGCACCCGAGCCATCAATGTCGGTGCCGACGATTTTCTGACCCGCCCCGTGCAACCAGCCCATCTGATCGACGTGGTCGTCGGCCGCGCAAAGCGCGCTCGCGCTCTGCGGCGCCAGGTGCTGAGCGGGCCGCTGGCGGCGCCGACCGGACCTTTGGCCCGCAGCTTGCTGGCGCTACGAATTCGTGATCTGAGTGACCGTCCGGCGGCGCTGATCTCGGTGGGCATCGAGAATGCCAAGGCCCTGATCGAAAAGCTCCCCAGCCTGCTGCGCTGCGAGATGGAACAGGCCATCTCCGGCCGTATCGCCGCCCGCCTGGGCGCCGGGGATTCCTTCGGCCCCTGGGACGAGTTTCATTTTCTGGTGCTGGCCGCGCGTAGCAGCGAAGGCGAATTGCATGAGCTGGCACAGAATCTGCGGCAGGGCATCGACGTGCGCCCGGTGGTGGTCTCGCGCGGACAGATCAAGGTGCAGGCAAGGGTGGAGCTTTGCGCCGCCCTGCCCGACGCCCAGCGCTGGCTGGATCTGGCAATGGCCTTGTGGGCCCGCGGTGGCAAAGCCGAGGGTGCTGCCGCATCTGCCCCGGCGGCACCGGCACCGAGGAAGGCAAGCTCCGCCGCCGACAATCCGGTGACGCACCCTCAGCTGGCGCTGTGCGTCGCCGAGTATCAACCGCTGATCATGGTCCGCGGCGCCATGACCGATCAATGGCAGCAGCGCCTGCGCCTGCGCGCAGGACCGCAGCAGCCGGCCACGCTGGGTCGCGACAACTACTACGAACAGGCTCTCCACGCCGGCACTCTGGCAACCCTGGACCGCATGGCCTTGCGACTGGCCCTGGACAGCATCGTGTCCCAACGCAAACGCGGGCGCCAATTGCGCATTCAGGTGGAAGTGGCGCTACCGACCATCATCGACCCGGGCTTCTTTCCCTACATCGAAGACGAGTGCCGCAAGAGCGGTCTGACCCGCGGTTCCGGTGAGCTCACCCTGGAACTCGACACCGATGCGGTCATCGAACAACTGACCACGGTGCGCCCGGTCCTGGATCGATTGCGCACGCTGGGCGTGCATCTGTGCCTGCGCCATTTCGGCCTGCAGAAGGAGGCGCTGCGGCTGCTGCAGCAGATCAATGTCGACGCGGTCAAGCTCGACACCGACCTGGCACTGCAGCCCTCGCTGGCCTTCACCTCGATGCTGGCGCATGTGCGCGATGGTGGCGTCCCGATCGAAGTCGAGGATGTCCCCGACCGCCTCACGATCACCCGCCTGTGGGAACTCGGCACCGATTACATCCAGTGCGAACAACTGCGCGGCTACAGCGAATCGCTGGATTTCGAATTCCAGGCAACCGTTGGCTGA
- a CDS encoding DUF2183 domain-containing protein, which translates to MRFRLPCPACFPVLGLVLLMVGCVSVGAKPLSRHDQVVFLPSTARQQGPDQIEIRVESWVFEFERRPGLSALLAHHLDLDLDQMSTRDRDRFYARTQLFRVDSESRKQIALTLPGSCLQVGQRCDEPELPRSNGAGRSSSRLSLKAPEGLNDGDWIDFSVVMPAGDARQLGGRALWLAREGLSVISDIDDTIKVSQVGNRKQMLLNTFVHEFAAVPGMATQYQWLAQEGGARFHYVSSSPIQLYTPLAQFLDDQGFPRGSVHLRESTSFTSVIPRKGASRSHKLAAIGQLFADFPERRFLLIGDSGESDPEIYGDVAREHAAQVIGIRIRNVSDEGPQSTRYQRSFRGLPATLWQVFDDAPSMRLLPQTAVTDGALVEDTLTH; encoded by the coding sequence ATGCGTTTCCGACTGCCCTGCCCTGCCTGCTTCCCGGTCCTGGGCCTTGTCCTGTTGATGGTCGGCTGTGTGTCCGTGGGCGCAAAGCCGCTATCGCGCCATGATCAGGTCGTGTTTCTGCCAAGCACGGCCCGGCAGCAGGGCCCCGATCAGATCGAGATCCGGGTCGAGAGCTGGGTCTTTGAATTCGAGCGCCGGCCGGGGCTCAGCGCCCTGCTGGCGCACCATCTGGATCTGGATCTGGATCAGATGTCGACCCGCGATCGCGATCGCTTCTACGCCCGCACACAGCTGTTCCGGGTTGATTCCGAGAGCCGCAAGCAGATCGCCCTGACACTGCCCGGCAGCTGCCTTCAGGTCGGACAGCGCTGCGACGAGCCCGAGCTTCCGCGCAGCAATGGCGCCGGCCGCAGCAGCAGCCGACTGTCGCTGAAAGCGCCCGAAGGCCTCAACGATGGCGACTGGATCGATTTCTCGGTGGTGATGCCCGCTGGCGATGCGCGCCAGCTGGGTGGGCGTGCGCTGTGGCTGGCCCGGGAAGGACTGTCGGTCATTTCAGATATAGACGACACCATCAAGGTCTCACAGGTTGGCAATCGCAAACAGATGCTGCTGAACACCTTCGTCCACGAGTTCGCCGCCGTGCCGGGCATGGCGACGCAATATCAGTGGCTCGCACAGGAAGGCGGCGCACGTTTCCATTACGTCTCCTCCAGCCCGATCCAGCTGTACACGCCGCTGGCGCAATTTCTGGACGATCAGGGCTTTCCTCGTGGCAGCGTGCATCTGCGCGAATCGACCTCCTTCACGAGCGTGATTCCGCGCAAGGGAGCCTCGCGCAGTCACAAACTCGCGGCCATCGGCCAGCTCTTTGCCGACTTCCCGGAGCGACGTTTTCTGCTGATCGGTGATTCGGGGGAATCGGATCCGGAAATCTACGGCGACGTGGCTCGCGAACATGCGGCCCAGGTGATCGGCATCCGCATCCGCAACGTCAGCGACGAAGGTCCGCAATCCACGCGCTACCAGCGCAGCTTCCGTGGGCTGCCGGCGACGCTGTGGCAGGTCTTCGACGATGCGCCAAGCATGCGGCTGTTGCCGCAGACGGCGGTGACCGATGGCGCTCTCGTCGAAGATACGCTAACGCATTGA
- a CDS encoding pseudouridine synthase, whose translation MRLNKHISETGFCSRREADELIEQGRVTLNGEIAVIGMEVADGDEVRVDGAELRARPKKKGRKHVYIALNKPVGITCTTEDSVSGNIVEFVGHEQRIFPIGRLDKDSEGLILLTSNGDIVNDILRAENHHQKEYLVGVNKAVTPEFLAAMSKGVIIHGKKTLPCRTARIAKFGFRIVLTQGLNRQIRLMSAALGYRVTELRRVRIDNIKLGALKLGQWRNLTDAELKGLLPGRTEW comes from the coding sequence ATGCGCCTCAACAAGCACATCAGTGAAACCGGATTCTGTTCGCGCCGAGAAGCGGACGAGCTGATCGAGCAGGGGCGGGTCACGCTCAATGGCGAGATCGCGGTGATCGGCATGGAGGTGGCCGACGGCGACGAGGTGCGCGTCGATGGCGCCGAACTGCGGGCGCGACCGAAGAAGAAGGGGCGCAAGCATGTCTATATCGCGCTCAACAAGCCGGTCGGGATCACCTGTACCACCGAGGATTCGGTGTCCGGAAACATCGTCGAATTCGTCGGTCATGAACAACGGATCTTTCCGATCGGACGCCTGGACAAGGACTCCGAAGGCTTGATCCTGCTGACCAGCAACGGCGATATCGTCAACGACATCCTGCGGGCGGAGAACCACCATCAGAAGGAATATCTGGTCGGCGTCAACAAGGCCGTGACCCCCGAATTTCTGGCTGCGATGTCCAAGGGCGTGATCATCCACGGCAAGAAAACGCTGCCCTGTCGAACCGCACGTATCGCCAAGTTCGGCTTCCGCATCGTCCTGACCCAGGGCCTCAACCGCCAGATCCGGCTGATGTCGGCGGCGCTGGGCTATCGGGTGACCGAATTGCGCCGGGTGCGCATCGACAACATCAAGCTTGGCGCACTCAAGCTCGGCCAGTGGCGCAATCTGACCGATGCCGAACTCAAGGGCCTGTTGCCAGGACGCACCGAGTGGTAA
- a CDS encoding class I SAM-dependent methyltransferase: protein MTGKSAVPAAPLAVPGYLEQTYWWAYVHPKAVYIFERQWLVNLILWGNFARLRDAALNTLGDSLPGRTLQIACVYGNLTAKLRERIAPKGQLDVVDILPVQLNNLARKLPTEAQVGLIHADSADLPMANASYDRALLFFLLHEMPEDVRKATLAEALRVIKPGGQLVIVDYHRPSAANPLYWPMQGILRTLEPYAMDLWRQPLEAWLPAGIKSSQIQRSTLFGQLYQLVTITV from the coding sequence ATGACCGGCAAGTCCGCAGTCCCCGCAGCCCCACTGGCCGTTCCCGGTTATCTGGAACAGACCTACTGGTGGGCCTATGTGCACCCCAAGGCGGTCTACATCTTCGAGCGCCAGTGGCTGGTCAATCTGATTCTCTGGGGCAACTTCGCCCGTTTGCGCGATGCCGCGCTGAACACCCTGGGCGATTCGCTGCCCGGGCGTACGCTGCAGATTGCTTGCGTCTACGGCAATCTGACCGCCAAGCTCCGTGAGCGCATTGCGCCCAAGGGCCAGCTCGATGTCGTCGATATCCTGCCGGTGCAGCTCAACAATCTGGCCCGCAAATTGCCCACCGAGGCCCAGGTGGGGCTGATCCACGCCGATAGCGCCGATCTGCCGATGGCCAACGCCAGTTACGATCGGGCGCTGCTGTTCTTCCTGCTGCACGAGATGCCTGAAGACGTGCGCAAGGCGACCTTGGCCGAAGCCCTGCGGGTCATCAAGCCCGGCGGTCAACTGGTGATCGTCGACTACCATCGACCGAGCGCGGCCAATCCACTGTACTGGCCGATGCAGGGCATCCTGCGCACCCTCGAGCCCTACGCCATGGATCTGTGGCGCCAGCCGCTGGAGGCCTGGCTGCCGGCCGGCATCAAATCCTCCCAGATTCAACGCTCGACGCTTTTCGGCCAGCTTTATCAGCTGGTGACGATTACCGTATAG
- a CDS encoding SDR family oxidoreductase, whose product MARILITGSARGIGLELVRHYLAAGHEVIAVCRDPGPALSQLPCERIDGVELSQGAGIDRVREAVSDRPLDILIHCAGILRRDVLGQLREQIDQLRAQFEVNTLAPLLLTEALLPVMQTGSKVAMITSRMGSIGDNSSGGYYGYRMSKAALNCAGKSLAINCREREIAVALLHPGFVRTQMTGGAGDVDPAAAAAQLVERINALTIATSGSFWHANGSELPW is encoded by the coding sequence ATGGCCCGAATTCTGATCACCGGCAGTGCCCGCGGCATCGGCCTGGAATTGGTGCGCCACTATCTGGCGGCAGGTCATGAGGTGATCGCTGTTTGTCGCGATCCGGGACCGGCGCTGTCGCAATTGCCCTGTGAGCGCATCGACGGTGTAGAGCTCAGCCAGGGCGCGGGGATCGATCGGGTACGTGAGGCCGTGAGTGATCGTCCCCTGGACATCCTGATCCATTGTGCCGGCATCCTCCGCCGCGATGTGCTGGGGCAATTGCGCGAGCAGATCGATCAGTTGCGGGCCCAGTTCGAAGTGAACACGCTGGCACCGCTGTTGCTGACCGAGGCGCTGTTGCCGGTAATGCAGACCGGCAGCAAGGTGGCCATGATCACCAGCCGCATGGGCTCGATAGGCGACAACAGTTCGGGCGGCTACTACGGCTACCGCATGTCCAAGGCGGCCCTGAACTGTGCCGGCAAGTCCCTGGCGATCAACTGTCGCGAGCGCGAAATAGCAGTCGCGCTGTTGCATCCCGGATTTGTGCGTACGCAGATGACCGGCGGCGCCGGCGACGTTGATCCGGCCGCTGCAGCAGCGCAGTTGGTAGAACGCATTAATGCATTGACCATTGCCACAAGCGGCAGTTTCTGGCACGCCAATGGCAGCGAGCTGCCGTGGTAG
- a CDS encoding replication initiation protein, with translation MKRGGSMLVTKANAIVEASYRLTLQEQRLVLFCVAQVDSRQSLEQQRTFVVEAAPFRETFGLSAEKVYEELKDAAVRLFERKVTLSDAQTGQETLLRWVSMIRYQNRRGRVVLNFSPEMLPFISALKDRFTSYPLESVARLSSTFAIRMFEVLAQYAGLGRRQVTVEQLRRWLDCVDSYPRFSEFERWVVAPAVAQLNERTELRIRYDKGKIGRNVSHFEFVIGRAPSAPKPKAPAQTAPAKAVAPPAARADDERREWEAHMRRLGYDPEELMAQSRRGPSGES, from the coding sequence ATGAAACGCGGTGGAAGCATGCTGGTGACCAAGGCGAATGCCATCGTCGAGGCTTCCTATCGCTTGACGCTGCAGGAACAGCGTCTGGTGCTGTTCTGCGTGGCGCAGGTCGACTCGCGGCAGTCGCTCGAACAGCAGCGCACCTTCGTAGTCGAAGCCGCGCCCTTCCGCGAGACCTTCGGGCTGTCGGCGGAAAAGGTCTACGAGGAGCTGAAAGACGCAGCCGTGCGCCTGTTCGAGCGCAAGGTGACGCTGAGCGATGCCCAGACCGGACAGGAGACGCTGCTGCGCTGGGTTTCGATGATCCGCTACCAGAACCGGCGTGGCCGTGTCGTTCTGAATTTCTCGCCGGAAATGCTGCCTTTCATCTCGGCGCTCAAGGACCGTTTCACCAGCTATCCGTTGGAGTCTGTGGCGCGTCTGTCCTCCACTTTCGCCATCCGCATGTTTGAAGTGCTGGCGCAGTACGCGGGCCTGGGGCGCCGTCAGGTGACCGTGGAGCAGTTGCGCCGCTGGCTGGATTGCGTAGACAGCTACCCGCGCTTCTCCGAGTTCGAGCGCTGGGTGGTGGCACCGGCCGTGGCCCAGCTGAACGAGCGCACCGAGCTTCGCATCCGCTACGACAAGGGCAAGATCGGCCGCAACGTCAGCCATTTCGAATTCGTCATCGGCCGGGCGCCGTCCGCGCCCAAACCCAAGGCGCCAGCCCAGACTGCGCCTGCCAAAGCCGTGGCGCCGCCGGCGGCACGGGCGGACGACGAACGCCGGGAATGGGAGGCGCACATGCGCCGCCTGGGCTATGACCCGGAAGAACTGATGGCGCAATCCCGCCGCGGGCCGTCCGGCGAATCCTGA